The Bacteroidota bacterium genomic sequence GCGCGGGCTACCAGACGCCGACGCGGTGACTGATCTGCGCGCGGGCTGGCTCGTCGTGGCGGTGCAGGTCCTCTCATTGATGCCGGTCGGCCTCGTTACCGCCGCGACGCTGCGGTATGGCAAGACGGATGTGCTGCCCCGTGGCCTGACCGTGGCTGCGGGGCTTGGCCTGCTGTTTTTCGCGTTCGTGGGCGGCCTGGAAGGGTTACGCCGCCTCTATGACGTGGCGCCTGTCCCCTCGCTGGTGGTGGGCCTGTGGCTCCTGGTCCTGCTGCTCGGCGTGGGTCTGGTAGGCCGATTGCTGCGCGACAAGCTGGGCACGCTGTTGCTCACCGAACGCCAGCGTGCCCGGCGGCGACTCGACCGTTTCAGCGAACGTGTGCGCCACCTCTTGCAGGCTCAACGCCTCGCTGACGAAACGGCCAAGGAGGTGGGCGAAGCGCTCGGTGTCTCGTCCCTGGCCGTGTTTCTCCGCAATCTTGAGGGCGAGGAAGAAGCGCCCGACACGGACTGGCTCGAAGGTTCGTTCCAGCGCCGCCCGCCGTTTTTCGACCGGAGCCACCTCGAAGATCTGCTGCGTAGTCCGGGCGACCCGTCTCTCGTGTGGACCCGCAACCCTGAGCTGAACGAGCGGGACTTACCTCCGGACGACGATGCACGGCTGCGGTCGCTTGGGCTCTCGCTCGCGGTGCCGGTCGTGGCCGACGCGCGCAATACTGAACCACTTGGCATGCTCGTGCTCGGACGGAAGCGCGCCCGCCGCACCGTCTACAGCCTCGACGATGTGGAGCAGCTGAAGGCTCTCGCCGCCCAGCTCGCGCTCGCGCTCGAACGCCTGCGGCTCGTGGCCCGGGAGAACGCGCTCGTCCGCCAGCACGCTGAGGCGCAGCTTACTGCTCTGCGCGCGCAGATCAACCCGCACTTCCTCTTCAACGCGCTCAACACCATTGCGGCACTTATCGCCGAGCGGCCTAAAGAGGCGGAAGCCAACGTTGAGCGCCTAGCCCGCATCTTCCGCTACGTGCTGACGACAAGCGGCCAACCGTTCGTCCCCCTGCGCGACGAACTCCGACTGGTGGGTGAGTACTTCACCTTGGAGCAAGCACGCTTTGGCGACCGCCTCACCGTGGACGTCGCCATCCCGGACGCGCTGCTGGACCATGCCGTCCCGGCCTTTGCCGTGCAAACGCTCGCCGAGAACGCGGTCAAGCATGGCATCGAGAAGCAGCGCGGCGGCGGAAGCGTGACCGTGCACGCCCGCCTGGAGCCTTCCGAGGCGGCGGCCCTTAGGGGAGACGGTCACGTCCGAGAACACCTCGTCGTGTCAGTCTCGGACACAGGTGTTGGCCTCGCGCCTCCGCTCGGATCCGACGACCCGACATCGTTCTACGGGGTTGGCCTGAGCAACGTGCACGACCGTCTCCGGCAGCTCTATGACCGCGACGACCTGCTCCGGGTAGACGGCGCTCCGGGTATCGGGACGACGGCCACCCTTCGCCTTCCACTTCCATCGACGCCCGCCCCGACTCCCACCCATGGCTGACGCCCCCACCCCGCTTCGCACCCTCCTCGTTGACGACGAGCCGCTCGCCCGGCAACGCTTGACCCGCCAACTCACGCCCTTCGTTGAGGCTGGGCGCCTAGCGCTCGTGGGCGAGGCCGCCGACGGCGTGGATGCCCTTGACTTGGTCACCCGTGCACAACAGTCGAGCGCGCCCATCGACGTGCTCTTCCTCGACATCCAGATGCCCGGCCTGGACGGGTTTGCTGTGGTGGAGCGGCTCGCCCCGCCACGCCCCCAGGTCGTGTTCGTGACGGCGCACGACGACCGCGCCGTTGAGGCGTTTCGAGCAAGCGCGGTGGACTACCTCCTCAAGCCCGTCGAGGCGGAGCGGCTGGCAGAAACCATCGCCCGCGTGGAGAGCCGTGCCACCGACCGCGCCTCTGTGGATGCCCGGGCCGCCTACGTGGACCGCGTTGCGGACCTCCTCGAAACGCTGGAGGAGCGAGCGCAACCCGACCCTGCCCAGACTGCGACTGACGAGGCGGACTACCTACGCCAGCTATCGCTCCCGGGGCGCGACCGCTTCACGATCGTGCCGGTGCACCGCCTCGTCGCGGCTGAGGTGCAAGACGGGCTTACGAGCCTCTACATCCTCGACGAGGGCGAGGCACCTTCGGTGTCACGGCACGTCGTCACGCACCCACTCGACGCCCTCGAAGCGCGCCTCGACCCAGCGCGGTTCATGCGCGTGCACCGCTCGGCGCTCGTCAACCTGGATCACATCCGGGAGATGGTGTCGTGGTTCAGCGGGCGTTACAAGCTGCTGCTCTCGGGCGGCCACGAAGTGCTGGCCAGCCGCAGCCGGTCACGCACCCTCCGCGACCGCCTCAGTCTGTGACCCAGCCAAGGCGTGTCGGCACCGCACCCTGGCATGATTTCCGCCTACACCCCTCTTCATTCCACACCGCTCCCTTCGATCTTCCTTGCTGGCTTGAGACCGATGCTTCGTGCCCGCCGTTTCGGTTCGATTCTACGCTTGCTCGTGGGCGCGCTTGCCTTTGTGGTGAGCGCGCCCACGAGCGCAGCCAGTCCCTACGGCGCGAGCGACGCCAGGATCGACGATGATCTCGTCATCGGCGAGAGCGTTCGAGTCCGGGTGCTCGAACGCGAACGTGCGAGCGAAGTCATGCTGACGGGCGACGCCGGACTGACCCTGATCGATCGCGACGGGGGGACGCCCGTGGCGACGCTCCAACCCGGGACGCGCGTCACCCTGAAGTCGGAGTACGGCCGCATCTACGTTTATCTGCCGCGCCGCGTGGTGTCCGTGCTTGGTCTGCGTGCCGAACCAGGACTAGGCGGCACGGTCGCGATCTCGGCTGGACGGACCACGCGCCGCTACGAGGGCTCGCTGGCCATCGACGATGACCGCGGGCGTCTCCGGCTTGTGAACACGGTCCCGCTGGAGGCCTACGTGGCCAGCGTCACGGCAGGCGAGTACCCGTTTCAGGAGATCGAGGGTGTGAAAGCGCAGGCCGTACTGGCGCGCACGTATGCGCTACGGTCGCGCGGCAAGCGCGGGGCGTACGACCTCGTAGACCACACGGCCGATCAGGTGTACCATGGTGCCGACCGTACCACGGAGATCACGCGCGCTGCAGCGGTCGCCACCGCGGGCCAGGTACTCGTCTACAATGGCCGCTTCGCTGAAACGGTCTACTCTTCGTCCAACGGTGGTTACATCTCGGCCAACGAGACGGCGTGGCGCGGCGCGCCGGTTCCCTACCTCCGCGCCCGCCCTGATCCCTACGACCGCAACACGCCCCACGAGCGCTGGCAGACCACCAAGCCTGCGGGCGAGGTC encodes the following:
- a CDS encoding histidine kinase — translated: MPSSTNVPSRWLLRLAVVVLPLATLLPVGTLVMDWLEVSRLVGAPMEAAPPRGFDWARWSDRDGEIVAAYVDPRGTAYASGLRVGDVLFTLDGMQFFSADDVEGAVAGLPPGAVVPVSVSRGGVPIRLDIPLTRYPTFVYPLSGALWQVSLWGFAIAAFLTVLALGIVAPLTVRSRRTWGAVALLIAATVWAVGHGLRLGLLTVVGPPLNPGYTLTFRVITVVSLAGWIAFPAVLLFVVLGAVRDRVIRRLRWLVFLPGGVLMVGVLLDALVGVVGPVTMEALVAPTLFYVCCYVAVATGLSFLRARSGDDDVLPAVSLGWSRAGSLVVFIVAAAGAFFALRGLPDADAVTDLRAGWLVVAVQVLSLMPVGLVTAATLRYGKTDVLPRGLTVAAGLGLLFFAFVGGLEGLRRLYDVAPVPSLVVGLWLLVLLLGVGLVGRLLRDKLGTLLLTERQRARRRLDRFSERVRHLLQAQRLADETAKEVGEALGVSSLAVFLRNLEGEEEAPDTDWLEGSFQRRPPFFDRSHLEDLLRSPGDPSLVWTRNPELNERDLPPDDDARLRSLGLSLAVPVVADARNTEPLGMLVLGRKRARRTVYSLDDVEQLKALAAQLALALERLRLVARENALVRQHAEAQLTALRAQINPHFLFNALNTIAALIAERPKEAEANVERLARIFRYVLTTSGQPFVPLRDELRLVGEYFTLEQARFGDRLTVDVAIPDALLDHAVPAFAVQTLAENAVKHGIEKQRGGGSVTVHARLEPSEAAALRGDGHVREHLVVSVSDTGVGLAPPLGSDDPTSFYGVGLSNVHDRLRQLYDRDDLLRVDGAPGIGTTATLRLPLPSTPAPTPTHG
- a CDS encoding SpoIID/LytB domain-containing protein → MLRARRFGSILRLLVGALAFVVSAPTSAASPYGASDARIDDDLVIGESVRVRVLERERASEVMLTGDAGLTLIDRDGGTPVATLQPGTRVTLKSEYGRIYVYLPRRVVSVLGLRAEPGLGGTVAISAGRTTRRYEGSLAIDDDRGRLRLVNTVPLEAYVASVTAGEYPFQEIEGVKAQAVLARTYALRSRGKRGAYDLVDHTADQVYHGADRTTEITRAAAVATAGQVLVYNGRFAETVYSSSNGGYISANETAWRGAPVPYLRARPDPYDRNTPHERWQTTKPAGEVHRALGRAAGFTVRSFEITRRSAEGRVTEVRLSGSRNAPMSGSAFRAAMSRAFGIMAVRSTYFEVERRGGSYVFSGQGFGHGVGMSQYGARGQAQAGRHYEDILAFYFEGTRLTETRPSFGPERPLLTGVDADADALRAAVESAEAPAVDTEAHANEGPRGWADGFDEPTASLPFEGRPDRRIAW
- a CDS encoding LytTR family DNA-binding domain-containing protein is translated as MADAPTPLRTLLVDDEPLARQRLTRQLTPFVEAGRLALVGEAADGVDALDLVTRAQQSSAPIDVLFLDIQMPGLDGFAVVERLAPPRPQVVFVTAHDDRAVEAFRASAVDYLLKPVEAERLAETIARVESRATDRASVDARAAYVDRVADLLETLEERAQPDPAQTATDEADYLRQLSLPGRDRFTIVPVHRLVAAEVQDGLTSLYILDEGEAPSVSRHVVTHPLDALEARLDPARFMRVHRSALVNLDHIREMVSWFSGRYKLLLSGGHEVLASRSRSRTLRDRLSL